The region CAttgcaatttgttttcctctCAAGCACGCAATTTTATGTACCGCCCAGAATACCTATTCCATCATGGTGCTGATATGGTTCATCAGTCTGCTCCCAGGTCTAGCAGACTTTATTATCCTCTTTCTTTCTGTTGGCGAGGATTTCTTCTCGTGGAGTATCCTATGCAAACAGGAATGGCTCATAGTCCGGCAGGTGCAGTACACCCTAAGATCCTCCGCCTACATCAGTACTTTATTTCTGGTGGCCCTTGTCCTACTATTCACCTACATCAAGGTTATGTTGGTTGCCTGGAAAAGTGGTTCTGGTAAGTCCTCGGCCTCCAGGGCTGGTAGGACTGTTGTGCTTCACACATGTCAACTCCTTTTAAGCATGGTGTCACTAACCTCTACCATAACCGAGTCTTATCGCGGATATTTCCTTGATGTCTTGGTCTTGGCCAACTTTTGTATGTTCATGGTTTTTCCGAGACTTCTCAGCCCTCTCATCTATGGTATAAGGGATGACGTGTTCAGTAAATACATCAAAAGCATGTATCCTACAAACCTTTTCCTCTCCTGTTCCTCCATCCGTACACCATTTTCCACCAAGAAGGAGGCCATGTGACTGCGATATGGCGCACAGATAGCTCAGGATCTATTGATTGCTTTTTTTATTGGATGTAGATAGTTTTTGTTCTTATTCCCTGTTGTCTTGAGAATAAAATCTCTGAAACATTGGACTCTCATTCTATCTTTTATGAAACCAGTGCAGAACAAATTAGCCATAGAAAGTTCATGTCCAAGACAAATGTTTTTGAGTATATCACCTGTGTACTGATATATACCACAGAGAACCCATGGTGGGGGGGGACGACATTGACTTTAAATGGTCACCAATGTTTCAAACAAATTTCCTCTATATGGTGGATTGGGATTGCTAACATTTCTGTAAATCGGTTGTcggggaaaaattaacttttcctgtAAGAGAAGTAAGAGATTGTGAGGCATCTGACCTTCATACCCCCCGCCGATCTCTGTATCGCCCCCCGGTTTCTTTATTATGAATACAAGCGCTGGTACAACATGTAACCCatgtctctattcattcctatggagatgCCTGAAACAGCTGAGTAAGGTGGAAgagtcacgtgccgtacccacgACTCTATTCGTAACACAGATACGGAGATCGGGGGGTGGGGGTACGGAGTTTGGACAACagtttagagatttttttttatagaattaaattacaaatctttggcatttTCTGGTGCTgattttaaaggaaatatttttttcgtgaacaacccctttaaccccttaaggacagagcctgaaatggccttaatgacagagacaaattttatgaatatgaccagtgtcactttagtcattaataacttctggatgcttttacctatccggctgattctgagattgttttctcgtgacatattgtactttacatttctggtaaattggagtcgataatcataacaaatctttatgaaaaaaacccaaataatgtgaaaaaatgtgaaaaactgcatttttccaactttgaaacttttttgcgtatacagaaagtggttataccacataaattatatattaaatagcattagcaacatgtctactttatgttggcggcatttattaaacgatctttaattttttttagacaataggaagcttaaaacattagcagcaaatttccaaattttcagtaaaatttcaaaatcagatatttttagggacctgttcaggtttaaagtgtatttgaggggcctgtatgttagaaagccccacaaagcaccccatttcagaaactgcaccccccacactctgcaaaagcatatccagaaagtgttttaaccctttaggggagtcacagaaataaaagctaagtgtgtaagaaatttgaaaattttaattttctgtgcagagattttattgtaatccaatatttttcataattataaacctattaccagagaaatgcaccccaataattattgccccgtttctgcagtttatagaaataccccatatgtggccctattgcgctatttgacgcaaccacaagcctcagatacaaaggagcgcctagtgaatttcaacgcctctgttatatttggtcatttctgactgtaccacttcaggttggcagaggctctggggtgccaaaacctaaaaaacacccctaaagggacaccatttagaaaactacacccctcaaggaatgtaacaaggggtgcggtgagcatttggaccccacaggtgcttcacagattttccgaacaatatggtgtgaaaaaagaaaaatttattttttacactaaaacgttgttctagccttcaatttttcattttcttaaagggataagaggaaaaaaaaagacaca is a window of Dendropsophus ebraccatus isolate aDenEbr1 chromosome 5, aDenEbr1.pat, whole genome shotgun sequence DNA encoding:
- the LOC138793380 gene encoding odorant receptor 131-2-like produces the protein MDVNSTILYNNVTQESIFLTKMNEILKTVFFVLSILWFCLFLYFMAVLLIVYFTTSRVRDSSRYILFAHMLINDTLYLILTLSLFMAYKFSLQSPAYICYFVITLTTTTFRVTPYNLAAMALERYIAICFPLKHAILCTAQNTYSIMVLIWFISLLPGLADFIILFLSVGEDFFSWSILCKQEWLIVRQVQYTLRSSAYISTLFLVALVLLFTYIKVMLVAWKSGSGKSSASRAGRTVVLHTCQLLLSMVSLTSTITESYRGYFLDVLVLANFCMFMVFPRLLSPLIYGIRDDVFSKYIKSMYPTNLFLSCSSIRTPFSTKKEAM